A window of the Haloarcula litorea genome harbors these coding sequences:
- a CDS encoding ribbon-helix-helix domain-containing protein, translating into MADYTTVSIPKDLADRVEETIEGTSFSSTSDLVRFLLRSIVVQHQRQGELTEAEFQDITDQLRDLGYLE; encoded by the coding sequence ATGGCCGACTACACGACGGTCTCGATCCCGAAGGATCTGGCCGACCGCGTCGAGGAGACCATCGAGGGGACGAGTTTCTCGAGTACCTCCGACCTCGTTCGGTTCCTGCTGCGGAGCATCGTCGTCCAGCACCAGCGACAGGGCGAACTGACCGAGGCGGAGTTCCAGGACATCACCGACCAGCTCCGGGACCTGGGGTACCTGGAGTAG
- a CDS encoding M24 family metallopeptidase: protein MDPDLTTLDSYLDDAGVDGYLLDADSEVSDQYYLSGFDAPDPFVTLYDGETHLLFPRSLEYGRAKREARADSVQRYVDFDHAELVEAHGPDEAVSHVLARFLGSYDVDSVAVPPRFPLKTADGLRTRGIEVTADTEGVVTEIRATKTDEEIDHVRTAQRANEAAMAAAEELLDAATVADDGTLEHEGEPLTSERVKEEIEVTLLRHGCSLDETIVACGGDAADPHDRGSGPLSADEPIIVDIFPRDKATKYHADMTRTFCVGEPSDAVREWYDLTERAMAAAFDALEPGVTGEAIHAAVCDVYEEAGHPTLRSDDRTETGFIHSTGHGVGLDVHELPRLSPNGGELEPGHVVTVEPGLYDPEVGGVRIEDLVVVTEDGYENLTDYEKRLVV from the coding sequence ATGGACCCCGATCTGACCACGCTCGACTCGTATCTCGACGACGCCGGCGTCGACGGCTACCTCCTCGACGCGGACTCGGAGGTGTCCGACCAGTACTACCTCTCGGGGTTCGACGCCCCCGATCCGTTCGTCACGCTGTACGACGGCGAGACGCACCTGCTGTTCCCGCGGAGCCTCGAGTACGGCCGCGCGAAGCGGGAGGCCCGCGCCGACAGCGTCCAGCGGTACGTCGACTTCGACCACGCCGAACTCGTCGAAGCACACGGCCCGGACGAGGCCGTCTCGCACGTCCTCGCGCGCTTCCTCGGCTCCTACGACGTCGACAGCGTCGCCGTCCCGCCGCGGTTCCCGCTGAAGACGGCCGACGGCCTCCGCACTCGGGGGATCGAAGTCACGGCCGACACCGAGGGCGTCGTCACCGAGATCCGCGCCACCAAGACCGACGAGGAGATCGACCACGTCCGGACGGCACAGCGGGCCAACGAGGCCGCGATGGCCGCTGCCGAGGAGCTACTGGACGCGGCGACGGTCGCCGACGACGGCACGCTCGAACACGAGGGCGAGCCACTGACCAGCGAGCGCGTCAAGGAGGAGATCGAGGTGACGCTGCTGCGCCACGGCTGCTCGCTCGACGAGACCATCGTCGCCTGCGGGGGCGACGCCGCCGACCCTCACGACCGCGGGAGCGGGCCGCTGTCTGCCGACGAGCCGATCATCGTCGACATCTTCCCGCGGGACAAGGCGACGAAGTACCACGCCGACATGACGCGGACCTTCTGCGTCGGCGAACCGAGCGACGCGGTCAGGGAGTGGTACGACCTGACCGAGCGGGCGATGGCGGCGGCGTTCGACGCGCTGGAACCGGGCGTGACCGGCGAGGCGATCCACGCCGCGGTCTGTGACGTGTACGAGGAGGCCGGCCACCCGACGCTGCGCAGCGACGACCGCACCGAGACGGGGTTCATCCACAGCACGGGCCACGGGGTCGGCCTCGACGTCCACGAACTGCCGCGGCTCTCGCCCAACGGCGGCGAACTCGAACCGGGCCACGTCGTCACCGTCGAACCGGGCCTGTACGACCCCGAGGTCGGCGGCGTCCGCATCGAGGACCTCGTGGTCGTCACCGAGGACGGCTACGAGAACCTCACCGACTACGAGAAGCGCCTGGTCGTCTGA
- a CDS encoding sensor domain-containing protein encodes MGHSVAPGDALTRFVTAPLRVSTYKRLAYLLLAFPLGLAYFVGFATAASTGGALAFTLVGVPLLLLTLLGTTAVSWFEAGQSRLLLDREVAGPATFERLTDEPALPDDWGAALKRFLSEPTTWTSVGVVLWKFVFGVLSFAVVVTAGSLVTALLAAPFVYDEPGVTYRLGIGAVDTLPEAVGLAVLGLVALLAALNLCNLLATLGSRPTELLLSAGRDPDPE; translated from the coding sequence ATGGGACACTCCGTCGCCCCCGGTGACGCCCTGACCCGGTTCGTCACCGCCCCGCTGCGCGTATCGACCTACAAGCGACTCGCCTACCTCCTGCTCGCGTTCCCCCTTGGACTCGCGTACTTCGTCGGGTTCGCCACCGCCGCGTCGACGGGCGGGGCGCTCGCGTTCACGCTCGTCGGCGTGCCGCTGTTGCTCCTGACGCTGCTCGGAACGACCGCCGTCTCGTGGTTCGAGGCCGGCCAGTCCCGCCTCCTGCTCGACCGCGAGGTCGCCGGACCGGCGACGTTCGAACGGCTGACCGACGAGCCGGCGCTGCCCGACGACTGGGGAGCCGCACTGAAGCGGTTCCTCTCGGAGCCGACGACCTGGACCAGCGTCGGGGTCGTGCTCTGGAAGTTCGTCTTCGGCGTCCTCTCGTTCGCGGTGGTCGTCACCGCCGGGTCGCTCGTGACCGCGCTGCTGGCCGCCCCGTTCGTCTACGACGAGCCGGGCGTGACCTACCGGCTCGGTATCGGTGCCGTCGACACGCTGCCGGAGGCCGTCGGGCTCGCCGTCCTCGGTCTCGTCGCGCTGCTCGCCGCACTGAACCTCTGTAACCTCCTCGCGACGCTGGGGAGTCGCCCGACGGAGCTGCTGTTGTCCGCCGGACGCGATCCCGATCCGGAGTGA
- a CDS encoding ABC transporter ATP-binding protein, with translation MTDDAIVAEGVELTYADGTRAVRGIDLTVPEGEFFGFLGPNGAGKTTTIKMLVSLLRPTAGTVRVNGFDVETEGRAVRETVGYMAQETSVDPELTARENLRFACDAYGVPRGDRADRIDELLDLVDLADVADKRADDFSGGMKKRLDAATALVHRPPLVFLDEPTTGLDPKARNRLWDYFERINDRGTTIFLTTQYLEEADALCDRLSVILDGEIVSEGSPAELKRTVGGEILDVDVEGDEDDRRQAARVARERDLFEDEAAVEVTDGGITVTSERARSRGTDLLVALRDAGVVVTGFNVRAPTLDDVFLAITGDHVEGAEPGPTTETVAVDGGDDP, from the coding sequence GTGACCGACGACGCGATCGTGGCCGAGGGCGTCGAGCTCACCTACGCCGACGGGACCCGGGCCGTGCGTGGCATCGACCTCACGGTACCCGAGGGGGAGTTCTTCGGCTTTCTCGGCCCCAACGGCGCGGGCAAGACGACGACGATCAAGATGCTGGTGTCGCTCCTGCGCCCGACGGCCGGGACCGTCCGGGTCAACGGCTTCGACGTGGAGACCGAGGGCCGAGCGGTCCGCGAGACGGTCGGCTATATGGCCCAGGAGACGAGCGTCGACCCGGAACTGACGGCCCGCGAGAACCTCCGGTTCGCCTGTGACGCCTACGGCGTCCCGCGGGGGGACCGCGCCGACCGCATCGACGAACTGCTGGACCTCGTCGACCTCGCGGACGTGGCCGACAAGCGCGCCGACGACTTCTCCGGCGGGATGAAAAAGCGCCTCGACGCCGCGACGGCGCTCGTCCACCGGCCGCCGCTGGTCTTCCTCGACGAACCGACGACCGGGCTGGACCCGAAGGCCCGCAACCGCCTCTGGGACTACTTCGAGCGCATCAACGACCGCGGGACGACCATCTTCCTCACGACCCAGTACCTGGAGGAGGCCGATGCCCTCTGTGACAGGCTCTCGGTCATCCTCGACGGCGAGATCGTCTCGGAGGGATCGCCCGCGGAACTCAAGCGGACGGTCGGCGGCGAGATCCTCGACGTCGACGTCGAGGGCGACGAGGACGACAGACGGCAGGCCGCCCGTGTCGCCCGCGAGAGGGACCTCTTCGAGGACGAGGCCGCGGTCGAAGTGACCGACGGCGGTATCACGGTCACCTCCGAGCGCGCTCGCTCCCGGGGGACGGACCTGCTGGTCGCGCTCCGTGACGCCGGCGTCGTCGTCACAGGGTTCAACGTCCGTGCGCCGACGCTCGACGACGTGTTCCTCGCCATCACCGGCGACCACGTCGAGGGCGCAGAGCCGGGGCCGACCACCGAGACCGTCGCCGTCGACGGGGGTGACGACCCGTGA
- a CDS encoding ABC transporter permease — protein MSTPGDDSTPPADAAAETDRVPRSGNSFLGDFWVNFVRWNIKAVRNPFVLVVSLVQPIIFLVLFTQVFGQVATGAVNQGAANISYETYLVPAICMQVALAAATTSGVGLVNDIENGMFEKVLVSPMNRAAVFLGKTAAELVRIGAQIAIIIGLGTLLGAEVATGLTGAAGIVAVGILFSLWFTALSNALAVVTKDQESTIIGANLLQFPLLFVSTAFLPLSVLPEWIQVVARFNPVTYGVDAARAIMLGRDVMTVIEVTDYGLDFGGLLGVGDLLNTVVPAVAILLALGTVFGGVAVYLLQRASSADVQ, from the coding sequence GTGAGCACGCCGGGCGACGACTCGACGCCGCCGGCAGATGCCGCGGCGGAGACGGATCGGGTGCCCCGGTCCGGGAACTCCTTCCTCGGGGACTTCTGGGTGAACTTCGTCCGGTGGAACATCAAGGCGGTCCGCAACCCCTTCGTGCTGGTCGTCTCCCTCGTCCAGCCGATCATCTTCCTCGTCCTGTTCACGCAGGTGTTCGGTCAGGTGGCGACCGGCGCGGTCAATCAGGGCGCTGCGAACATCTCCTACGAGACGTATCTGGTGCCCGCGATCTGTATGCAGGTGGCGCTGGCGGCCGCCACCACCTCCGGCGTCGGCCTCGTCAACGACATCGAGAACGGGATGTTCGAGAAGGTGCTCGTGAGTCCGATGAACCGGGCCGCCGTCTTCCTCGGGAAGACCGCCGCCGAACTGGTCCGCATCGGCGCACAGATCGCCATCATCATCGGCCTCGGGACGCTGCTGGGCGCGGAGGTGGCGACCGGACTGACGGGCGCAGCGGGGATCGTCGCCGTCGGGATCCTCTTCTCGCTGTGGTTCACCGCGCTGTCGAACGCCCTCGCCGTCGTCACGAAGGACCAGGAGTCGACCATCATCGGCGCGAACCTGCTCCAGTTCCCGCTGCTGTTCGTCTCGACGGCCTTCCTCCCGCTGTCGGTCCTGCCGGAGTGGATCCAGGTCGTCGCCCGGTTCAACCCCGTGACCTACGGCGTCGACGCCGCGCGGGCCATCATGCTGGGCCGAGACGTGATGACCGTCATCGAAGTGACCGACTACGGGCTCGACTTCGGCGGCCTCCTCGGCGTCGGGGACCTGCTCAACACCGTCGTCCCGGCCGTGGCGATCCTGCTGGCCCTCGGGACCGTCTTCGGGGGCGTCGCCGTCTACCTGCTCCAGCGCGCGTCCAGCGCGGACGTGCAGTAA